A region of Candidatus Polarisedimenticolia bacterium DNA encodes the following proteins:
- a CDS encoding ParB N-terminal domain-containing protein, whose protein sequence is MASGPLAIFPAGEDPPRSVRLLAEQVARDGGWPLAAYREPVGKNWQIFAIVPLEKVRPTPYQRDLSKAHLERLRKVIAKLDRFVDPVVAVRGPDGDYWTPNGNHRRAALEKMKAATIPLILLAESEVAFQILALNTEKAHNLKEKSLEVIRMYRGLLQEEGRKHEDSFSFQFEEAYFATLGLLYEKHPRFAGGAFGSILRRVDKFLKEPLASAYEERLRRAEKVEKASAILDRQVTKVKARGIRHPFVKNFVLARCNPLTRARKTVPSFDTALKRLIENLENFDASAVRYDEVARAGVMAVAAATS, encoded by the coding sequence ATGGCTTCCGGACCGCTCGCCATCTTTCCGGCCGGCGAGGACCCCCCGCGCTCCGTCCGCCTTCTCGCGGAGCAGGTGGCCCGCGACGGCGGCTGGCCGTTGGCGGCCTACCGCGAGCCGGTCGGCAAGAACTGGCAGATCTTCGCGATCGTCCCTCTGGAGAAAGTCCGGCCGACCCCCTACCAGCGCGACCTCTCCAAGGCCCACCTCGAGCGGCTGCGCAAGGTGATCGCCAAGCTCGATCGCTTCGTCGATCCGGTCGTGGCCGTGCGCGGGCCCGACGGCGACTACTGGACGCCGAACGGGAACCACCGCCGGGCCGCCCTGGAGAAGATGAAGGCCGCCACCATCCCCCTGATCCTTCTCGCGGAGAGCGAAGTGGCGTTCCAGATCCTGGCGCTGAACACGGAGAAGGCCCACAACCTCAAGGAAAAGTCGCTCGAGGTGATCCGGATGTACCGCGGCCTGCTGCAGGAGGAGGGCCGCAAGCACGAGGACTCGTTCTCGTTCCAGTTCGAGGAAGCCTATTTCGCGACGCTCGGGCTGCTCTACGAGAAGCACCCGCGCTTCGCGGGCGGAGCGTTCGGATCGATCCTCCGGCGGGTGGACAAGTTCCTGAAGGAGCCGCTCGCCTCGGCCTACGAAGAAAGGCTCCGGCGCGCGGAGAAGGTCGAGAAGGCCAGCGCCATCCTCGACCGCCAGGTCACGAAGGTGAAGGCGCGGGGCATCCGTCACCCCTTCGTCAAGAATTTCGTGCTCGCCCGCTGCAACCCCCTGACCCGGGCGAGGAAGACGGTGCCGTCGTTCGATACCGCGCTGAAGCGGCTGATCGAGAACCTGGAGAATTTCGACGCCTCCGCGGTCCGCTACGACGAAGTGGCCCGCGCCGGGGTGATGGCGGTCGCCGCCGCTACGTCCTGA